A stretch of DNA from Mugil cephalus isolate CIBA_MC_2020 chromosome 12, CIBA_Mcephalus_1.1, whole genome shotgun sequence:
gaaggTATAACAAACCTAATAGTAtcaaaaactgacatttaactATGGAACAACCTTAAGCCGATTGTGGCTGGAGTGACCCATACTTCAGTTAGACGCTGTTGGTAGCCAGAGGAAAAGGGTTTGCACAAAGAAATAGATATTGTGTTATCATTTTTGTGatgaacatttaacatttcttaCACTTCATTTTATACTTGCCATATTTACTTCAACTGGTGAAACAGACtaacacacaaatgcagcctTGGAAAAGAATGTGGGTTTCATAGGTAGAACAACATTCAGACACCTGCCTTTCTCTGCTGGAAATTCACAGCTATCGAATTAAACTCTTGATTGAAACCTGCACCCATACGTGAGAATCATTGCAATAACTCGCtgtaaaaaaagtgtttcttgaTGTAAACAACCACACCAACACAACCCGTCCCATATTTGATCAGAACCTTGCAATATTTCAGTACATttcaaaatgtgctttttaGTTTGAGTCTTTGAAAAGTCAGCTGAAACAAATATATCATACGGTGTCTAATCTTTGTAAGGACCAGTCCATAAATAACGGGGTTCAGTATCGGTGGAAAAACCAGAAACTGTACGGCCATGAAGTTCTTTAGGTTCTGTGACATAGATGCTGATCCGTACCTCGAGTACATGTGATCAAAAAGCAGAGCAGTGGTGACATTAAGCAGACAAAACAGATGTGGCAGACACGTCTGTGTAAACTTCTTCCTGCCCTCCTTGGATTTCAGAGCTGATTTAACCAGCAGCACATATGAGCATGCTATGCAGACAgcatgacagaaataaaaagtgatgaCGATTAGTCCGACTACATCGTTTGCTTTTGTTGAACCACAAGCAAGTTTAACAACTGACCAGTTCTCACAGTAGAGTTTCTGGATGATGGAACCACATAATTTCAGTGTTGATGTCAGGCTTATTACAAGAGACTCACAGCTCAGAGGAACAAGCCAAGATAAACTGAGTAACACAGCAGACCTTCGCACAGACATCATAGAGTGGTACTCCAAAGGACGACATATAGCCACATATCTATCATAGGACATTAGGACCAGCATGGAGTAGTCAACCATTGCAGAGGAGTATATAACATAGACCTGCAAAAGGCATCCTGTGTATGATATTATATGAACATCAGACaaaagatcagaaaaaaacttaGGATAAAAGCCTGCAGTTCCATAAAGTCCATTAATGCACAGATTACATATAAACGCGTACATGGGTTCATGTAGGGTGTGATCCAAGACTATggttaaaatgagagaaacatttACCAGCAAAATTGCACAATAACataataaagagagagagaaaagtggaacTCTGTAGTTGACTGTTGCACCGAAGCCAGACAGTGAAAAATAACCTATACTGTGCAAGGAAGAGTTAGTCATTTTGTAATAATCCTCCATGAAAACACTGTCAAACTGATGACCACAGTGTAGAAGACATGATAAAAGGTGCCTAGAGGTGATAGTGTTGGTAGTGGCCCAGCTGGTCAGTGTGTGAATGACTGTTGCTCTGTACAAGGAATTTATGGCTTCATGCTACATGAGTGTCATTTGCTTGTGCAGAGCATGTGTTCATTTTCCATGATCACGTGGTTCATTTCAGCAAACAAAGTCTTTTTGTCAGTGAACGTTCTCTAAGCACAAGCATATTTTAAGATCAAAGATCAATGTTGTTGGTGATGATATCCTGTTTATTATTGTAGTAGTTTTCTAAAGCTCTTTCCTACAACACAACGAAATAATTTAAGACATACTACTACTAATGGTCTGTCCTGCCACAAAGTTATTGATGAATGGTTTCTAAATGAATCACTCAGCAGTGGAAGAAGTActcagatattattattattatttgggtCAAAGGTCATGAGGCTTGATGGCGAAGACTCCATAAATatccataaataataaaatttgcaGCCCTTTCTCCTTGGTTCTGGTTTATGACACAGGCAAGACAGgctcgttttatttttattttccctgcatTTTGTTGCTGTGTCACCGCCGGTCAAAATTAGAACAGATCCTGCACCCAGCTATTGGAGAAGTTTCTATGAGCTAATATCTGAAAAGTTTCATTCCTAACAGCAGCATCAAGCTTCGGAAGACTgtggatttgttttcactacCACTAATGCATTGTATACTATATGTCCACCTTAAAataactctgtgtgtgtgccctgtATTAATACTAATGCTACTAATGCTACTATTGATATAAAGAGTGACAGAGTTTTCTGACCTTCCTGTGAATTTAAAGGCTGTACAATCATTGATATTACTTCGTAAATCTTTTTCTTCAAATCAAACTGGCTCAAGGCTGCATCTTTGACACTTTGTTTTGTGATTTGACACCAGACTGGTCTGAAACACCTTCACATTTAATCTTCTGTCTTACTGGTTACCAAACCTGCTTTCTTGACCACCCCCGTTTATTCACAGAGTGGTGAGGACCCATGAGAAGTAGTTTGATggtaaagtttattttctctgaTACAGACTTTGATCCACATTAAGGTCATGATGTCAGAAAGCAAAGCAGATGTAACAGACATGTCTGAGTGTACAGCATATTTCTCTATCTTGAGTATAATTGTATGAACTGTgcagaaagagaacaaaaagtTGAGCTGAAATGTAAAAGTATAACAAACCTAATGATGTTGAAAACCGACATTTACTAGTGGAACAACTTTCAGTCGATTGTGGCTGGAGTGACTCATACTTCTGTTACAGGTTGTTGGTAGCCAAAGGAAAAGggtttgcacaaaaaaaaagtgttttcattttattgatgaACATTTTATACTTGCCATATTTACTTGTCAGGTACAGACATGAGGTTGCAGGTCAGTGTAAAGGCAAAACAGACTAACACACGTGCCTTTCTCTGCTGGAAATCCACAATTATCGAATTACACTCTTGATTGAAACCTGCACCCAT
This window harbors:
- the LOC125018258 gene encoding olfactory receptor 6N1-like — protein: MTNSSLHSIGYFSLSGFGATVNYRVPLFSLSLLCYCAILLVNVSLILTIVLDHTLHEPMYAFICNLCINGLYGTAGFYPKFFSDLLSDVHIISYTGCLLQVYVIYSSAMVDYSMLVLMSYDRYVAICRPLEYHSMMSVRRSAVLLSLSWLVPLSCESLVISLTSTLKLCGSIIQKLYCENWSVVKLACGSTKANDVVGLIVITFYFCHAVCIACSYVLLVKSALKSKEGRKKFTQTCLPHLFCLLNVTTALLFDHMYSRYGSASMSQNLKNFMAVQFLVFPPILNPVIYGLVLTKIRHRMIYLFQLTFQRLKLKSTF